One Podospora pseudopauciseta strain CBS 411.78 chromosome 5 map unlocalized CBS411.78m_5, whole genome shotgun sequence DNA window includes the following coding sequences:
- a CDS encoding uncharacterized protein (COG:T; EggNog:ENOG503NUC9), whose protein sequence is MSGWFSSAPSSAATPADANAGEDHVSDGSKLKTFIGILKKFIGVSDLAAVRFSLPSQLLEPTPNLEYWNYLDSPSAFAAIGTADEPVDRMLEVLRFWFTKDLKYAKGKPCKPYNSCLGEFFRCNWETEDDAPRIDTSALRKSPSGSSSSSMKSAKSAIPAGLGSSDPRAASTVSVTQSAANPTKPVRISYLTEQTSHHPPVSAFYIDCPEKGLHAKGFDQITAKFTGTSIKVMPGEHNLGIFITVDRRDHETYQLTHPAAHLGGILTGALSVSVGDMCYITCPETKLKAILRYYNDGWLGRTTNKMEGIIFRYNPENDNKTQIKDVPVEDILIRLGGAWKEKIVFTVGNKPLESHPPERQITIIDVAPLSVAPKVLPPVEKQLPNESLQLWSEVTKAIHAKQFGKATTVKQELEEAQREKAREREKKGETWTPVFFEQATDKAGKPSLTEKGREVLRRAQAGNWDMDGIL, encoded by the exons ATGTCTGGCTGGTTCTCGTCCGCTCCGTCTTCGGCGGCGACACCTGCCGATGCCAACGCCGGTGAGGACCATGTGAGCGACGGATCGAAGCTCAAAACCTTTATTGGCATTTTGAAGAA GTTTATCGGCGTGTCTGATCTCGCTGCCGTTCGATTCTCGCTGCCCTCCCAGCTTCTCGAGCCTACACCAAACCTTGAATACTGGAACTACCTCGATTCCCCGAGTGCTTTCGCCGCGATTGGAACCGCCGATGAGCCTGTAGATCGCATGCTCGAGGTGTTACGATTCTGGTTCACCAAGGATTTGAAATATGCCAAGGGGAAGCCGTGCAAGCCCTACAACTCTTGCTTGGGCGAGTTCTTTCGG TGTAACTGGGAAACTGAGGATGATGCTCCGAGAATCGACACTTCGGCACTTAGAAAAAGTCCATCAGGGAGTAGCTCTTCTAGTATGAAGTCTGCCAAGTCTGCCATCCCGGCAGGGCTTGGCTCCAGCGACCCTCGGGCAGCCTCCACCGTATCAGTCACTCAGTCGGCAGCCAACCCTACAAAGCCAGTGAGGATTTCCTACCTGACAGAGCAAAcctctcatcaccctccagTCAGCGCTTTCTACATTGATTGCCCCGAAAAGGGCCTTCATGCCAAGGGCTTCGACCAGATTACAGCCAAGTTCACCGGTACCTCCATCAAGGTTATGCCCGGCGAGCACAATCTGGGTATCTTCATCACGGTGGACCGCCGAGATCATGAGACATACCAGCTCACTCACCCGGCCGCTCATCTGGGCGGTATTCTGACGGGCGCTTTGAGCGTGAGTGTTGGTGATATGTGCTACATCACATGCCCTGAGaccaagctcaaggccaTCCTCCGATACTATAATGACGGCTGGCTTGGCCGGACAACCAACAAAATGGAGGGCATCATCTTCCGCTATAATCCTGAAAACGACAACAAGACTCAAATAAAGGACGTACCGGTAGAGGATATCCTCATTCGTCTTGGAGGCGCGTGGAAAGAAAAGATTGTCTTTACTGTTGGAAACAAGCCTCTG GAATCCCACCCTCCAGAGCGGCAGATTACCATCATTGATGTTGCTCCATTGAGTGTGGCGCCAAAGGTCCTCCCGCCTGTTGAGAAGCAGCTCCCCAACGAGTCTCTTCAGCTTTGGAGTGAAGTCACCAAGGCGATTCATGCCAAGCAATTTGGCAAGGCTACAACAGTCAAACAGGAGCTTGAGGAGGCCCAACGTGAGAAGGCTCGGGAGcgagagaagaagggagagaCCTGGACGCCGGTATTCTTTGAGCAGGCTACTGATAAGGCCGGTAAGCCTTCGCTCACAGAAAAGGGCAGAGAGGTGCTGAGGCGGGCCCAAGCTGGCAACTGGGACATGGATGGCATTCTTTAA
- a CDS encoding uncharacterized protein (EggNog:ENOG503NZH2), translating to MGLISLSFLTFATLLLGVAIMVFFRRKDASALEPITKMLSSTAFIGSQTGGESVINYSYTDLPWTLMMWDVYYFFHYLWAIFYVVWPVTPTDSAELSELSFTYGNVLSLAVHLVLVVLQLAFVVALPFMIILPVWTAVGSIAGFMGVNKLLCVILNGRGGQVEYHSDPEYAEARKEHEGEVWIFINGVAAGEHWMKSNLNRLAVTFKRPILGIHNKTAGILFDVVECCIQRNWQCKYATKDVRVCYRIIKEKLYDPQNTKVVFILHSQGGIQGSLIIDWLLQELPQDILSKLEVYTFGNAANHFNNPHRHVRSQRAALRNPLAAKTDSTLEENDGTITNVTDDTAPNANAKANLTPEQQEEKIPSLTSLASSTCSARPSQLSDRAIGHIEHYAHTTDFVALWGVLHFTTSTLDSPTMPRFIGRVFARSSPRGGHQFVQHYLDGMFPLQRDANGKLLRDSDGKLVGCVEEGDNEFMESEVIIGNDEGADIEGDLEGEQVQIHSVSPTILRKRATFRREGVVKMRVRELSRLWQYRDGGSPEERKEKRNREVRKGVTI from the exons ATGGGGTTGATCTCCCTTTCGTTTCTCACCTTTGCTACTCTTCTCCTGGGCGTCGCCATCATGGTCTTCTTCCGGCGCAAAGATGCGTCGGCTCTGGagcccatcaccaagatgcTATCATCGACGGCGTTTATCGGCTCGCAGACGGGAGGAGAGTCGGTCATCAACTATTCCTACACGGATCTCCCGTGGAcgttgatgatgtgggatgtttattatttctttcaTTATCTCTGGGCCATATTCTATGTTGTTTGGCCTGTGACGCCAACCGACTCGGCCGAGCTGTCTGAGCTGTCTTTTACCTATGGCAACGTGCTAAGTTTGGCGGTCCATTTGGTTCTGGTCGTTTTACAGCTGGCCTTCGTTGTTGCGTTGCCGTTTATGATCATCTTGCCAGTGTGGACGGCGGTAGGGTCGATTGCTGGCTTCATGGGGGTCAACAAACTGCTGTGTGTGATATTGAATGGCAGAGGAGGCCAGGTCGAGTATCACAGTGATCCAGAATATGCCGAGGCGAGAAAGGAGCATGAGGGAGAGGTGTGGATATTTATCaatggtgttgctgctgg GGAACACTGGATGAAGAGTAACTTGAATCGTCTAGCTGTCACCTTCAAGCGGCCCATCTTGGGTATCCATAACAAAAC AGCGGGTATACTTTTCGATGTTGTAGAATGCTGTATCCAGCGAAACTGGCAGTGCAAGT ATGCCACTAAAGACGTCCGAGTCTGCTACCGCATCATCAAAGAAAAGCTCTACGATCCTCAAAACACCAAAgtcgtcttcatcctccaCTCTCAGGGTGGAATCCAGGGCAGCTTGATTATCGACTGGCTGCTTCAAGAACTTCCCCAAGACATTCTCTCCAAGCTGGAAGTCTACACTTTCGGTAACGCAGCCAACcacttcaacaacccccaccgGCACGTCCGGTCCCAGAGAGCCGCCCTGAGAAACCCCCTGGCTGCCAAGACAGATTCCACTCTGGAGGAGAATGACGGGACAATCACCAACGTCACCGACGACACAGCCCCAAATGCCAATGCCAAAGCCAATCTCACTCCCGAACAACAAGAGGAAAAGATCCCCTCTTTGACCTCCCTTGCCTCCTCAACATGCTCGGCCCGCCCATCCCAGCTCTCGGACCGCGCCATCGGCCACATCGAGCACTACGCCCACACAACCGACTTTGTCGCCTTATGGGGCGTCCTCcacttcaccacctccacacTCGACTCACCCACCATGCCCAGATTCATAGGAAGAGTCTTTGCCCGGTCTAGCCCCCGCGGCGGTCACCAGTTTGTGCAGCACTATCTCGATGGGATGTTCCCCCTCCAGCGCGACGCCAACGGGAAGCTCCTACGCGACAGCGACGGGAAATTGGTTGGGTGTGTAGAAGAAGGGGATAATGAGTTCATGGAGAGTGAGGTCATCATTGGGAATGACGAGGGGGCTGATATTGAGGGGGATCTGGAGGGGGAACAGGTGCAGATTCATAGTGTCAGTCCTACGAtcttgaggaagagggcaaCGTTTaggcgggagggggtggtgaagatgagggtCAGGGAGTTGAGTCGATTGTGGCAGTACAGAGATGGTGGGAGTCCGGAGGAGCgtaaggagaagaggaataGGGAGGTGAGGAAAGGGGTTACGATCTGA
- a CDS encoding uncharacterized protein (EggNog:ENOG503NWMA; COG:S): MADEELQERLRGNSQAFNSLLSLIPGTLYYGEDTSDQWKKKKQTKEEARAAKRNKLDPDSERHRNAKDLMEEKARNKRKLKELEDEDDSHNSNDEDDDFEIEGIEKEKPLEGLKRKDTPAAKEEEEESPVKKQKVVAEDPAVGQTPSKDAATKESKKSAKKQKKEEAKRLKMEAAAPSKAATKRDEEPAVRESTEAPDSDGEDDEMVPIDVSGLVTKEDDNTSETTRDTPASDAARTDSLAASSTTSISSAVPPSERPKGLKTPANPENIAKLKEKLNAKLLSLKIARKAADSEGNVIKNKEDLLEARRKLALKRKERKNEMRKQAKIEEEKKREAALATARDSPALSSFLQEDDNVETNFAFGRLRFSDGTQLSHDAAYEKTPGSAKKKGPSDPKTALLKLENQKKRIANLPEEKQKQVIEQEAWLAARKRAEGEKVIDNEALLKKAIKRKEKGKKKSEKEWKERKEGVQKSIHDRQKKREENLQKRKDEKMANRRGKGKGKKGKGVQTKKKGGRPGFEGK, translated from the exons ATGGCGGACGAAGAATTGCAG GAGCGTCTCCGCGGCAACTCCCAGGCCTTCAACAGCTTGTTGTCGCTCATCCCCGGAACACTGTACTATGGGGAGGATACCAGT GATcagtggaagaagaagaagcagaccaaggaggaagcCCGGGCCGCCAAGCGCAACAAGTTGGACCCCGACAGTGAACGTCACCGGAACGCCAAGGATCtcatggaggagaaggcgcgCAACAAGCGCAAGCTgaaggagctcgaggatgaggacgataGCCACAACTCcaacgacgaggacgacgactTTGAGATTGAGGGTATCGAGAAAGAGAAGCCGCTCGAGGGGTTGAAGAGAAAGGATACACCCGCcgccaaggaggaagaggaggagtcgcctgtcaagaagcaaaaggtcGTCGCCGAGGATCCAGCCGTCGGGCAAACCCCTAGCAAAGATGCGGCCACGAAGGAATCCAAGAAGTCTgcgaagaagcaaaagaaggaggaggccaagaggTTAAAGATGGAAGCGGCTGCACCAAGCAAGGCTGCTACCAAGAGGGATGAGGAGCCCGCTGTTCGGGAATCTACCGAAGCCCCCGACAgcgatggcgaggatgacgaAATGGTTCCTATTGATGTTTCTGGTCTGGTCACAAAGGAGGACGACAACACGTCAGAAACCACGAGAGATACCCCGGCGTCCGACGCCGCCAGAACCGACTCTTTAGCCGCTAGCAGCACGACTTCCATCTCCTCGGCCGTTCCACCGTCCGAAAGGCCAAAGGGTCTCAAAACTCCAGCTAACCCGGAAAACATTGCGAAACTTAAGGAGAAGCTCAACGCCAAGCTCCTCAGCCTGAAGATCGCGCGCAAGGCGGCCGACTCGGAAGGAAATGTGATCAAGAACAAGGAAGACCTCCTCGAAGCGCGGAGAAAACTCGCGCTCAAGCGTAAGGAGCGCAAGAACGAGATGCGCAAGCAggccaagattgaggaggaaaagaagagggaAGCTGCCCTCGCCACAGCCCGGGACTCGCCCGCGTTGTCCTCGTTCCTCCAAGAAGACGACAATGTCGAGACAAACTTTGCCTTTGGTCGCCTTCGCTTCTCGGACGGCACTCAGCTCTCTCACGACGCCGCCTACGAAAAGACACCCGGCtccgccaagaagaagggcccCTCGGACCCGAAGACTGCGCTTTTGAAGCTGGagaaccagaagaagaggatcgCCAACTTGCcggaggagaagcagaagcaggtGATTGAGCAGGAGGCTTGGctggcggcgaggaagagggcggagggggagaaggtgatTGACAATGAGGCGCTGCTCAAGAAGGCGATCAAgcggaaggagaagggaaagaagaagagcgagAAGGAGTggaaagagaggaaggagggggtgcaGAAGAGTATTCATGAcaggcagaagaagagggaggagaatttgcagaagaggaaggatgagaagatggcgaataggaggggaaaggggaaggggaagaaggggaagggggtgcaGACtaagaagaagggggggaggccGGGGTTTGAGGGGAAGTAG
- the EXO1 gene encoding Rad2 nuclease (EggNog:ENOG503NWMW; COG:L; BUSCO:EOG09262A65), whose translation MGIQGLFPLLKSIHRTTELKKYAGETFGVDGYGWLHRGAIACAIELAQGKPTRKYVDFAMHRVRMFKYYGVTPYLVFDGDFLPSKAKTESSREQRREQSLKTGLELLKAGKPSKAHLELQKAIDVTPEMARHLIEELKKAGVPYLVAPYEADAQLVYLEREGVISGIVSEDSDMLVFGAKRLLTKMDQHGQCVEIQRKDFCLVREISLTGWTDAEFRHMAILSGCDYLGAVNNIGLKTAYRLIRKHKTPERIIQMLKFEGKHRVPENYLEEFKQAELTFLHQRVFCPKKKDIVFFTEPGPALKVDEMPFIGAPVETELARAIAAGDVNPITKKRIVLPSSSLTSPPSPGKRRISQTMAPVTVPTRNPGKPPGKPINEYFAKHKRIPLGEMDANCFTNNSQNNSPSNSPRPIVFPLPRPYIAGVEEATRPSRRYVNLEAALGGERRRRSEPVSNLLATYETSSNRRKTTGPVVDIFQDGTPSTSTTRPPKKARLCDDDLPAFADNNTPVKSKFFTSTEGADYIRSDDSVEEAFRSICNQEIMTGTRIVHGLPSPAPSMLSASMDTPSSIVGTPSTVMSTPSSSMSKPSGLMNRSCNMMNTPSSSKSSTSSSSQTPILTPLQRLGFQALQRGKPRVVSSSVLQPTRLSTYSKRSSSLSVNPASIPLPRADLAEIEALSQPVGSEDLILPSSDGELEQDEEEGTKYSNVSNSGLDLSRFKYT comes from the exons ATGGGTATCCAAGGCCTTTTCCCGCTCCTCAAGTCCATCCACCGCACCACCGAGCTCAAGAAGTATGCCGGCGAGACCTTTGGTGTCGATGGCTACGGCTGGCTCCATCGCGGTGCCATTGCCTGTGCCATTGAACTAGCCCAGGGCAAGCCCACTCGCAA ATATGTCGACTTCGCCATGCACCGAGTCAGGATGTTCAAGTATTATGGTGTCACTCCCTATTTGGTCTTTGACGGCGACTTTCTTCCCAGCAAGGCCAAGACTGAGTCTTCGCGTGAGCAGCGTCGTGAGCAGAGTCTGAAGACTGGCCTCGAGCTCTTGAAAGCCGGCAAACCCTCGAAAGCCCACCTCGAGCTTCAAAAGGCCATCGACGTCACCCCGGAAATGGCTCGTCATCTCATCGAAGAACTCAAGAAAGCCGGTGTCCCGTACCTTGTCGCCCCCTACGAAGCCGATGCCCAGCTCGTCTACCTGGAGCGTGAGGGTGTCATCAGCGGCATTGTCTCTGAGGATTCGGATATGCTGGTGTTTGGTGCGAAGCGCCTGTTGACCAAGATGGATCAGCACGGTCAGTGTGTTGAGATTCAGAGAAAAGACTTCTGTTTGGTCCGCGAGATCTCCTTGACCGGTTGGACGGATGCCGAGTTCCGGCACATGGCCATTCTCAGCGGCTGTGACTATCTGGGCGCTGTTAACAACATCGGCCTGAAGACAGCTTACCGACTGATCCGCAAGCACAAGACACCTGAGCGCATCATTCAGATGCTCAAGTTCGAGGGCAAGCACAGGGTTCCCGAGAACTACTTGGAAGAGTTCAAGCAGGCCGAACTCACCTTTTTGCATCAGAGAGTCTTTtgccccaagaagaaggacatcGTGTTCTTCACCGAGCCCGGACCCGCTCTCAAGGTCGATGAGATGCCATTCATCGGTGCTCCGGTCGAGACTGAATTGGCCCGGGCCATTGCCGCCGGAGAcgtcaaccccatcaccaagaagcGGATCGTCCTCCCGTCGTCCTCTCTCACCTCGCCGCCGTCCCCTGGTAAGAGAAGGATCAGTCAGACCATGGCTCCGGTCACTGTGCCGACGAGAAATCCTGGCAAACCGCCCGGCAAACCAATCAACGAGTACTTTGCGAAGCACAAACGGATTCCCTTGGGCGAGATGGACGCCAATTGtttcaccaacaacagccagaACAATTCGCCCAGCAACTCCCCTCGTCCGATCGTCTTTCCTCTTCCGCGCCCATACATTGCGggcgtggaggaggcgacCCGCCCATCTCGCCGGTATGTCAATCTCGAGGCTGCCCTGGGCGGAGAACGCCGTCGGAGAAGCGAGCCTGTCTCGAACCTCCTAGCGACGTACGAGACCTCATCGAACCGCCGCAAGACCACTGGCCCGGTTGTCGACATCTTTCAGGACGGCACCCCGTCGACATCGACTACGAGGCCCCCCAAGAAAGCGCGCTTGTGTGATGACGACCTTCCCGCTTTTGcagacaacaacacccctgTGAAGAGCAAGTTTTTCACATCTACCGAGGGAGCCGACTATATTCGGTCGGACGATTCGGTCGAGGAGGCTTTCCGCAGCATCTGCAACCAAGAAATTATGACTGGCACCCGCATCGTTCACGGCTTGCCTTCGCCCGCGCCCAGCATGCTTTCCGCATCCATGGACACGCCTTCTAGCATCGTGGGTACGCCTTCCACTGTCATGAGCACACCCTCTAGTTCCATGAGCAAGCCCTCGGGTCTCATGAACCGGTCTTGCAACATGATGAACACACCTTCCAGCTCGAAGAGCAGCACATCTAGCAGTTCTCAGACCCCTATTTTGACGCCTCTCCAGCGTTTGGGTTTCCAGGCTTTGCAGCGCGGGAAGCCCCGGGTCGTCTCTTCTTCGGTCCTCCAACCCACCAGGCTTTCGACGTATTCCAAGAGATCGAGCTCGCTTTCGGTCAACCCCGCCTCGATTCCTCTGCCTCGTGCTGATTTGGCCGAGATTGAGGCCCTGAGCCAGCCTGTTGGCAGCGAAGATTTGATTTTGCCCTCTAGTGATGGGGAGCTCgagcaggatgaggaggagggtaccAAGTATTCCAATGTTTCCAACAGCGGTTTGGATTTGTCGCGGTTCAAGTACACCTGA
- the VPS74 gene encoding Vacuolar protein sorting-associated protein 74 (COG:U; BUSCO:EOG092631QQ; EggNog:ENOG503NTZR), with protein sequence MSTTSGLTRRRGGPPAGAGATGGASTPTEDSGRNSSGGGPETSYESGENGHRIAFDPRDISESAERSKQPKLTLMEEVLLLGLKDKQGYLSFWNDNISYALRGCIVLELAFRGRISMQKNASRRNLPLPDRVIEVVDDTLTGEVLLDEALKMMKSSEKMSVSSWIDLMSGETWNLMKIGYQLKQVRERLAKGLVDKGILRTEKRNFLLFDMATHPVVDGGAKEEIRRRVRNVLTQRTVVLNNSQWLPEGLEFRYLRTVAMVCAAYAANVLENALSTLGHEAREKAFNQTDELLAEYSQWPFGRGAVRNDIGENLPGVITEEVNKAKDKELQLEVVAACLCVFTRLDSLL encoded by the exons atgtcaACCACATCAGGCCTAACGCGCCGGAGAGGCGGCCCCCCCGCCGGAGCCGGTGCCACGGGCGGCGCATCCACCCCGACAGAAGACAGCGGCCGCAACTCGTCGGGCGGCGGCCCAGAAACTTCCTACGAGTCGGGGGAGAACGGTCACCGGATTGCGTTTGACCCCCGCGACATCTCGGAGAGCGCCGAGAGGTCGAAGCAGCCCAAGTTGAcgctgatggaggaggtgttgcTGCTTGGGTTGAAGGATAAGCAG GGTTACCTCTCCTTCTGGAACGACAACATCTCGTACGCCCTCCGCGGCTGCATCGTCCTTGAGCTTGCCTTTCGCGGGAGGATCTCGATGCAAAAGAACGCTTCGAGGAGGAACCTCCCGCTGCCGGACAGGGTgattgaggtggtggatgacaCGTTGACGGGGGAGGTGCTGCTGGACGAGGCGCtcaagatgatgaagagcaGTGAGAAGATGAGCGTGAGCAGTTGGATTGACCTCATGTCTG GCGAAACATGGAACCTAATGAAAATCGGCTATCAACTCAAACAAGTCCGCGAGCGGCTCGCCAAGGGCCTCGTGGACAAGGGCATCCTCCGCACCGAAAAGCGCAACTTTTTGCTGTTTGACATGGCGACCCACCCCGTCGTGGACGGGGGCGCCAAGGAAGAGATTCGCAGGCGGGTGCGCAACGTGTTGACGCAGCggacggtggtgttgaacaATTCGCAGTGGCTGCCGGAGGGGCTAGAGTTTAGGTACTTGAGGACGGTGGCGATGGTGTGCGCGGCGTACGCGGCGAACGTGCTGGAGAACGCGCTGAGCACGCTGGGGCAcgaggcgagggagaaggcgTTTAACCAGACGGATGAGCTGCTGGCCGAGTACAGCCAGTGGccgtttgggaggggggcggtgaGGAATGATATTGGGGAGAATCTGCCGGGGGTTATTACGGAG GAAGTAAACAAGGCAAAGGACAAGGAGCTGCAGCTCGAGGTTGTGGCGGCTTGTTTGTGCGTTTTTACGAGGTTGGATTCGCTGCTTTAG
- a CDS encoding uncharacterized protein (EggNog:ENOG503NX1W; COG:K) — MFRQRTSSQKPGDDLLANFRQQFPEVAAVTSSAGAAQPASTTTAGHPAVAVSAQETSQTLSHEAFRDQDPTPRAAAANEPWRFTPSLLDPGSFSFANFPHQTGGYYTPTPGGTNTLYHPTAGDLHTPTLGLGMGLGTPLSLPTSDGAIHSGTTAMDVGGFHHGFGHPQQFHQFHPFMQHQPPQPSFAPSSIFRQDTGYETMDQDDSPMNSDPADEHMVSIDSKFHGQSPMVAFQTRQFGMSMSVPLPASAEKFRFHTALNAPTAMIKHADEIPVTYLNKGQAYSLSIVDTNPPMPMAPGTRFRTFVRISFEDEQQRQKPGVCWSLWKEGRGTNEAHQRGGKLQAVEYVEAGQPSEGDDKRARIELETASFDGFSVVWTPGINGAVECNIAVRFNFLSTDFSHSKGVKGIPVRLCAKTHILPSDPSQSPPPSSPEAEICYCKVKLFRDHGAERKLSNDVAHVRKTIDKLKQQIAQAESGMKDFGKRKRPSAAQSKSSSAVQRPGKVQKHKRTWSMSSASSAGGGGRPNLEEDLHFKLQTLQDMFTSTRPVSVLYLRGDDIDDPDLHPVSLPGEPVDLTRVDTDPAAWRSERSSMAGSSLVSPSPSSLSLHSQASVAGKPNWQDYQIGSDGSAQGGNQPTKVRKVDEAGHLTGWIEALGVDSSYRPPQERPPKPVACFYVARRNFSEPSGQELHRAVYLMQRTLSDFVGRLSVKYNFDVGRVIRTVHVLPRGIEVEMDDDVIREIPEGQDMTLEVIETGGSGVKREWEMAVDAPGESDMPSPSNNTAPQRGYELRLRY, encoded by the exons ATGTTCCGACAAAG GACGAGCTCGCAGAAGCCTGGGGATGATCTGCTGGCCAATTTTAGACAACAGTTTCCTGAGGTTGCCGCTGTAACTTCATCAGCCGGTgcagcccagccagccagcaccaccaccgctggcCACCCCGCAGTTGCTGTTTCGGCGCAAGAAAC ATCTCAAACTCTAAGCCATGAGGCTTTTCGCGACCAGGACCCGACTCCTCGGGCAGCAGCGGCCAACGAGCCGTGGAGATTCACGCCGTCCTTGCTAGACCCGGGCTCGTTTTCTTTTGCCAATTTTCCCCACCAAACCGGCGGCTACTATACCCCTACCCCAGGAGGCACGAATACACTTTACCATCCTACCGCTGGCGACCTCCACACACCCACCCTCGGTCTGGGAATGGGGCTTGGGACACCGTTGTCCCTGCCGACCTCAGATGGAGCTATTCACTCCGGGACTACCGCAATGGACGTGGGTGGCTTTCACCATGGATTTGGCCATCCTCAGCAGTTTCATCAGTTCCACCCTTTCATGCAGCATCAGCCTCCGCAACCGTCGTTTGCCCCATCATCGATATTCCGCCAGGATACCGGGTACGAGACCATGGACCAAGATGACTCTCCCATGAATTCCGACCCTGCAGATGAGCATATGGTGTCTATCGACAGCAAATTCCACGGCCAGTCTCCCATGGTTGCCTTCCAGACAAGACAGTTTGGAATGTCCATGTCGGTCCCTCTCCCGGCGTCTGCGGAAAAGTTCCGCTTCCACACTGCTTTGAATGCCCCAACAGCCATGATCAAGCATGCCGACGAGATTCCCGTGACATATCTCAACAAGGGTCAGGCCTATTCGCTCTCGATTGTCGATACCAACCCGCCGATGCCCATGGCGCCTGGTACCCGTTTCCGCACCTTTGTCAGAATCTCCTTTGAGGATGAGCAGCAGAGACAAAAGCCGGGCGTGTGCTGGAGCTTGTGGAAAGAGGGACGCGGAACGAACGAGGCCCATCAGAGAGGAGGAAAGCTGCAGGCTGTCGAGTACGTTGAGGCTGGACAGCCTTCCGAAGGCGACGATAAACGGGCCCGTATCGAGCTGGAGACTGCTTCATTTGACGGCTTCTCCGTGGTTTGGACTCCGGGCATCAACGGCGCCGTCGAGTGCAACATTGCTGTCCGCTTCaacttcctctccaccgaCTTTAGCCACTCCAAGGGCGTCAAGGGCATTCCTGTGAGGCTCTGTGCCAAGACACACATCCTCCCATCGGATCCTTCCCAGTCACCACCGCCTTCGTCCCCTGAGGCTGAGATCTGCTACTGCAAAGTCAAGCTGTTCCGTGACCACGGAGCGGAGCGCAAACTCTCCAATGATGTTGCGCACGTCAGGAAAACCATTGATAAGCTCAAGCAGCAGATCGCCCAGGCCGAGAGTGGGATGAAGGACTTTGGCAAGCGCAAGAGACCCAGCGCAGCGCAGTCCAAGAGCAGCTCGGCAGTCCAGAGACCCGGCAAGGTGCAGAAGCACAAGCGTACCTGGTCCATGTCCTCAGCCAGCTCTGCTGGAGGCGGTGGCAGACCGAATCTTGAGGAAGATTTGCACTTCAAGCTTCAGACTCTCCAGGACATGTTTACTAGCACCCGTCCTGTGAGTGTCCTGTACCTTCGGGGTGACGATATTGACGACCCTGATCTTCATCCGGTGTCGCTTCCCGGAGAGCCCGTCGATCTCACCAGGGTGGACACGGACCCGGCCGCTTGGAGAAGCGAACGTAGCTCCATGGCTGGATCTTCGCTGGTCTCGCCATCACCGAGCTCACTTTCTCTTCATTCACAGGCCTCTGTAGCCGGTAAGCCGAACTGGCAAGACTATCAGATTGGTTCCGATGGTTCCGCACAGGGTGGCAACCAGCCCACCAAGGTCAGGAAGGTGGACGAAGCTGGTCACCTCACGGGGTGGATTGAGGCCTTGGGCGTTGACTCTTCTTACCGACCACCACAGGAGCGCCCTCCCAAACCTGTCGCGTGTTTCTATGTGGCGCGACGAAACTTCTCGGAGCCCTCTGGCCAGGAACTGCACCGTGCCGTCTACTTGATGCAAAGGACGCTCTCCGATTTTGTCGGAAGACTCTCTGTGAAGTACAACTTTGACGTTGGCAGGGTGATCCGAACAGTACACGTCTTGCCTCGTGGCATCGAAGTGGAGATGGACGACGACGTCATCCGCGAAATTCCCGAGGGCCAGGACATGACACTGGAGGTCATTGAGACGGGCGGCTCTGGTGTCAAGCGCGAATGGGAAATGGCGGTCGACGCCCCTGGGGAGTCTGACATGCCTTCCCCATCCAACAACACGGCGCCACAGAGGGGTTATGAGCTTCGATTGCGGTATTAA